In Denticeps clupeoides chromosome 1, fDenClu1.1, whole genome shotgun sequence, a single window of DNA contains:
- the noto gene encoding homeobox protein notochord gives MQAPARPLGSVYGYSAHPGAAPSPPKAGAGRSFTIDALLAKPEAGAKDRSGPPNPGIGYPSPGAGYAPLQLPHYLYAPSVAPPQAGYPVYYCPPYAYQASCRGLLYAQEAAMSKAGVHVFKHKAAKSKRMRTSFTNEQLSRLEKEFARQQYMVGSERYLLATSLQLTEAQVKVWFQNRRIKWRKQSLEQQQAKLAKLGLAAPPKSPGSQGREGDDDEENDFTDESDIDIEGSLTEC, from the exons ATGCAGGCCCCGGCGAGACCCCTCGGATCCGTGTACGGCTACTCCGCCCATCCCGGCGCGGCCCCGTCGCCCCCCAAGGCCGGCGCGGGCAGGTCGTTCACCATCGACGCCCTGCTCGCCAAACCGGAGGCCGGTGCCAAGGACAGGAGCGGCCCCCCGAACCCCGGCATCGGCTACCCCTCCCCCGGCGCAGGGTACGCGCCCCTTCAGCTGCCCCACTACCTGTACGCGCCGAGCGTGGCGCCGCCCCAGGCCGGATACCCCGTCTACTACTGCCCGCCCTACGCGTACCAGGCGTCCTGCCGCGGACTCCTTTACGCACAAG AAGCGGCCATGTCCAAGGCCGGCGTGCATGTGTTCAAGCACAAGGCGGCCAAGTCCAAGCGCATGCGCACCAGCTTCACCAACGAGCAGCTCTCGCGGCTGGAGAAGGAGTTCGCGCGCCAGCAGTACATGGTGGGGTCCGAGCGCTACCTGCTGGCCACGTCCCTCCAGCTCACCGAGGCGCAG GTGAAAGTTTGGTTCCAGAACCGCCGCATCAAATGGCGCAAGCAGAgtctggagcagcagcaggccaaGCTGGCCAAACTGGGGCTCGCTGCTCCCCCCAAGAGCCCGGGGTCACAGGGCCGCGAGGGAGACGACGACGAGGAGAACGACTTTACCGACGAATCGGACATCGATATCGAAGGCTCCCTCACTGAGTGCTAG